In the genome of Deinococcus deserti VCD115, one region contains:
- a CDS encoding ROK family protein produces MAHTRWSSAALSPVRMSLPPGSPEHSVTAAEGTCLAVDIGGTTTRVAVVQGSAVTHRHEAATPASQGPQAVLDQVLSLLNQCHAPPYVPLAVACTGRVHQGCVTAINQATMPGWTAVPVEGLLSRATGRPVTVLNDAKAATLAEWQASGKPDHFMFLTISTGIGSGLVLRGRLVQAPEGLDIGLGFARGPEGQALEVTSSGRGLEQAAGPLGSVRALFDAAEQGDVHAQTLLTAPFQILADRIHDAHCLLGLNLVSLGGSLGLRDWTHFVLNAALPDLRLTRAAHGADAGLLGVALHARTIRQEMTA; encoded by the coding sequence ATGGCGCACACGCGGTGGTCGTCGGCAGCGCTATCACCCGTCCGGATGTCATTACCACCTGGTTCGCCGGAGCACTCCGTGACGGCAGCTGAAGGAACTTGCCTTGCTGTCGACATCGGTGGAACCACCACTCGCGTGGCAGTGGTCCAGGGTAGCGCCGTCACTCACCGGCACGAAGCCGCCACGCCAGCCAGTCAGGGGCCCCAGGCCGTCCTGGATCAAGTTTTGAGCCTCCTGAATCAATGCCACGCCCCACCGTATGTTCCGCTGGCTGTGGCCTGCACCGGCCGCGTGCATCAGGGTTGTGTGACGGCCATCAATCAGGCGACGATGCCCGGCTGGACTGCCGTCCCGGTAGAAGGCCTTCTGAGCCGCGCCACCGGCCGGCCAGTAACGGTGCTCAACGACGCCAAGGCGGCCACCCTTGCCGAATGGCAGGCATCCGGAAAGCCAGACCACTTCATGTTTCTGACGATCTCAACCGGCATCGGCAGTGGGCTGGTGCTGCGCGGGCGCCTCGTACAAGCGCCTGAAGGTCTGGACATCGGTCTGGGCTTTGCCCGTGGCCCTGAAGGGCAGGCACTGGAGGTCACGTCCTCTGGGAGAGGCCTGGAACAGGCTGCCGGTCCTCTGGGAAGCGTTCGCGCGCTGTTCGATGCTGCCGAGCAAGGCGACGTGCACGCCCAAACACTTCTTACTGCCCCTTTCCAGATCCTGGCAGACCGAATCCACGACGCCCACTGCCTGCTCGGCCTGAACCTGGTTTCACTCGGGGGCAGCCTGGGTCTGCGTGACTGGACCCACTTCGTGCTGAACGCCGCTTTGCCTGACTTACGGCTCACCCGAGCAGCTCACGGTGCTGATGCCGGTCTTCTTGGCGTGGCCTTGCACGCCAGGACCATCCGGCAGGAGATGACCGCATGA
- a CDS encoding dihydrodipicolinate synthase family protein, translating to MTTIRAAQAFHGIIPPVVTPLTPDYQVDETALRQVIRHLLLGGVHGLFLLGSTSEVVFMDAPARREVLRIAVDETQGRVPLLAGVIDPTTDRVIAHARDAQAAGVDGLVVTAPFYARTSQTEIIEHFRAIRQAVPLPIMAYDIPVCVHVKLERATLRTLRAEGLIEGLKDSSGDDTNFRLLALECQNDPDFRLFTGSELMVDTAFQVGAHGCVPGLGNVDPAAYVALYDTARTGDWVKARQIQERLIRLFSIALQGAPRTSGGASGVGGFKTALKLMGLIPYHHMNRPNLPLNDQETERVGAILREGGLL from the coding sequence ATGACCACCATCCGTGCCGCTCAGGCCTTTCACGGCATTATCCCGCCGGTCGTTACCCCCCTGACTCCCGACTATCAGGTTGACGAAACCGCCCTTCGCCAGGTCATCCGGCATCTGCTCTTGGGAGGAGTCCATGGTCTGTTCCTGCTGGGCTCCACCAGCGAAGTCGTGTTCATGGACGCGCCCGCCCGCCGCGAAGTGCTGAGAATCGCAGTTGATGAGACCCAAGGCCGTGTTCCCCTTCTCGCGGGGGTCATCGACCCGACCACCGACCGCGTCATTGCGCACGCCCGAGACGCGCAGGCCGCAGGTGTGGACGGGCTCGTCGTCACTGCTCCGTTCTACGCCCGGACAAGCCAGACCGAAATTATCGAACATTTCCGTGCCATCCGGCAGGCGGTGCCTCTGCCCATCATGGCGTACGACATTCCGGTGTGTGTACACGTCAAACTGGAGCGCGCCACCTTGAGGACATTGCGCGCCGAGGGGCTGATCGAGGGTCTGAAAGACAGCAGCGGGGACGACACCAACTTCCGGCTGCTGGCCCTGGAATGTCAGAACGACCCGGACTTCCGGCTGTTCACCGGCTCAGAACTGATGGTGGACACTGCCTTCCAGGTCGGAGCGCACGGCTGCGTGCCTGGTTTGGGGAACGTGGATCCGGCCGCGTATGTGGCGCTCTACGACACCGCGCGGACCGGGGACTGGGTCAAAGCCCGGCAGATCCAGGAACGCTTGATTCGTCTGTTCAGCATTGCGCTGCAAGGTGCGCCGCGGACGAGCGGAGGCGCCTCGGGCGTGGGCGGCTTCAAGACCGCCTTGAAGCTGATGGGCCTGATTCCCTACCACCACATGAACCGTCCGAATCTGCCCCTGAACGACCAGGAAACAGAACGCGTGGGCGCCATCCTGCGGGAGGGCGGCCTGCTGTGA
- the nagA gene encoding N-acetylglucosamine-6-phosphate deacetylase, producing the protein MTGSLSARQARLPVRQVTGRVFNGAAFHPATVVFTQTVQQVSPSPDAPDDVLILPGFIDTHVHGGGGGDTMDGVKGIREMARTHARFGTTTLLPTTMTAPWPEVVGALRAVKAVMEEGVDGGADIPGAHLEGPFISPMRLGAQPPFAIEPTADLLAEVLELDVVRAVTLAPELPGVWHAALQLTAAGIRIGIGHTRADAQTVKALLDALQAGGARTAGTHLFNAMGGIEGRLPGVPGALLTNPETFVEIILDNAHVHPTAFLLAHAAARNRVLLVTDAIRATGLGDGESELGGQRVLVKNGQARLTDGTLAGSVLTMHTALRNAVRAGVSLAEASRMLSATPAASVGLTDRGQISEGLRADLVVLNRELAIKAVYIGGQEISL; encoded by the coding sequence GTGACAGGGTCACTCTCGGCACGGCAAGCACGCCTTCCGGTCCGACAGGTCACTGGGCGGGTCTTTAACGGTGCAGCGTTCCATCCCGCGACAGTGGTGTTTACTCAAACGGTGCAGCAGGTTTCACCTTCACCGGACGCTCCGGATGATGTTTTGATCCTGCCGGGCTTCATTGATACGCATGTGCATGGGGGCGGTGGCGGGGACACCATGGACGGAGTGAAAGGTATTCGGGAGATGGCCCGAACGCATGCCCGGTTCGGCACCACGACATTGTTGCCCACCACGATGACTGCCCCCTGGCCCGAAGTGGTGGGAGCCCTGCGCGCAGTGAAGGCGGTGATGGAAGAGGGTGTCGATGGGGGCGCCGACATTCCTGGAGCGCACCTGGAGGGACCGTTCATCAGTCCAATGCGGTTGGGAGCGCAACCGCCCTTCGCGATTGAACCTACGGCTGACCTTCTGGCTGAGGTGCTGGAGCTGGATGTGGTGCGCGCGGTCACCCTGGCGCCCGAACTTCCAGGGGTCTGGCACGCTGCTTTGCAGTTGACCGCAGCAGGAATCAGGATCGGAATCGGTCATACCCGGGCCGATGCCCAGACGGTAAAAGCACTCCTCGACGCGCTTCAGGCCGGGGGGGCCCGCACTGCCGGCACGCACCTGTTTAACGCGATGGGGGGCATTGAAGGGCGCTTGCCGGGCGTCCCTGGAGCGCTGCTGACCAACCCTGAGACGTTCGTGGAGATCATCCTTGATAACGCCCATGTTCACCCGACAGCATTTCTGCTGGCTCACGCGGCTGCCCGAAACCGGGTCCTGCTGGTTACCGACGCTATCCGGGCTACAGGGCTGGGTGATGGGGAGAGCGAACTGGGCGGCCAGCGCGTCCTGGTCAAGAATGGACAGGCGCGTCTGACAGACGGGACGTTGGCGGGCAGCGTCCTGACCATGCACACCGCACTCCGGAATGCCGTCAGGGCAGGAGTTTCCCTGGCCGAAGCCAGCCGGATGCTGAGTGCCACACCGGCTGCCTCAGTTGGACTGACTGACCGCGGGCAAATTTCAGAAGGACTGCGGGCAGACCTGGTCGTGCTCAACCGGGAGCTTGCCATCAAGGCCGTCTATATCGGCGGTCAGGAGATTTCACTGTGA
- a CDS encoding B3/4 domain-containing protein, with amino-acid sequence MTNPLQISPLVAERFPTYHGLVLLASGLTNGPSNERSIALLREAESHARQMFMTSPVAAHPHVAAWQDAFRAFGMKPKKTMNSAEALITRVVKGGELPAINRLTDAYNAVSVRFVVPCGGEDLDHVVGPVTLKVADGKEPFETNKDGAAFVDHPVPGEVVWADEAGVTCRAWNWRQGTRTRLTDDTTRAYFLFDALAPMTPEDLTTAGDALEALLTELSPGCEIRRVYLGSANE; translated from the coding sequence ATGACCAATCCGCTTCAGATCAGTCCACTCGTGGCTGAACGTTTCCCGACCTACCACGGCCTCGTCCTGCTCGCTTCCGGCCTGACGAACGGTCCCAGCAACGAGCGCAGCATCGCGCTGCTCCGGGAGGCCGAAAGCCACGCCCGTCAGATGTTCATGACCTCACCCGTGGCCGCCCACCCGCACGTGGCCGCCTGGCAGGACGCGTTCCGCGCGTTCGGCATGAAACCGAAGAAAACCATGAACTCCGCTGAGGCCCTGATCACCCGCGTGGTCAAGGGCGGGGAGCTGCCGGCCATCAACCGCCTGACAGACGCCTATAACGCGGTAAGTGTCCGCTTTGTCGTGCCCTGCGGTGGTGAGGACCTCGACCATGTCGTCGGCCCGGTGACGTTGAAGGTTGCCGATGGCAAGGAGCCTTTTGAGACTAACAAGGACGGCGCTGCATTCGTTGATCATCCGGTGCCAGGAGAAGTCGTCTGGGCCGACGAGGCCGGCGTGACGTGCCGGGCGTGGAACTGGCGGCAGGGCACCCGTACCCGCCTGACGGACGATACGACGAGGGCGTACTTTCTGTTTGACGCCCTCGCACCGATGACGCCCGAGGACCTGACCACCGCCGGCGACGCGCTCGAGGCCCTGCTAACCGAACTGTCGCCCGGCTGCGAGATTCGCCGCGTGTACCTGGGATCAGCAAATGAGTGA
- a CDS encoding N-acetylmannosamine-6-phosphate 2-epimerase, producing MSAVLDRLRGRLIVSCQANPGSPLRDPHIISRLALAAQQGGAAGLRIQGFEDVLAVRAVTDLPIIGLTKTDRPDTPVYITPTSAEAARLAELGSDIVAFDATLRPRPESVVHLVQTIHAAGALAMADISTLPEAQAAYEAGADIVGTTLAGYTPHSRALTTADWLLMDELREGGLTFIAEGRLNSPQDAARAMRHGAHAVVVGSAITRPDVITTWFAGALRDGS from the coding sequence GTGAGCGCGGTTCTCGACCGCCTGCGCGGCAGGCTGATCGTCTCCTGCCAGGCCAACCCGGGAAGTCCACTGCGCGACCCCCACATCATCAGCCGCCTCGCCCTTGCCGCGCAGCAAGGCGGCGCCGCCGGACTGCGGATCCAGGGCTTCGAGGACGTCCTGGCCGTGCGCGCGGTCACAGACCTTCCGATCATCGGGCTGACGAAAACGGACCGCCCAGACACCCCCGTGTACATCACCCCGACCAGTGCGGAAGCGGCGCGCCTCGCGGAACTTGGAAGTGACATCGTCGCTTTTGACGCGACCCTGCGTCCTCGCCCGGAAAGCGTCGTGCACCTTGTCCAGACCATCCACGCCGCTGGCGCGCTGGCCATGGCCGACATCAGTACCCTTCCCGAGGCCCAGGCCGCCTACGAGGCGGGGGCAGACATCGTCGGCACGACCCTGGCCGGGTACACCCCACATAGCAGAGCACTGACCACGGCGGACTGGCTCCTCATGGACGAGCTTCGTGAAGGAGGGTTGACGTTTATCGCTGAGGGACGTCTCAACAGCCCGCAGGACGCGGCACGTGCCATGCGCCATGGCGCACACGCGGTGGTCGTCGGCAGCGCTATCACCCGTCCGGATGTCATTACCACCTGGTTCGCCGGAGCACTCCGTGACGGCAGCTGA
- a CDS encoding pyridoxamine 5'-phosphate oxidase family protein — translation MTDTTPRGQLKRQDKAMTREEAEAFLSSAFCGRTGTLGPDGYPYVVPNLFTWQGGQVYLHTARYEGQFLTNVRFHEQVSFEVDEPGEIFPYGHVECDTSVSYRSVIVFGRIRIVEDMDEKVRFYRAFMTKYAPEDSWGREKDSLPRVNGTIVYAITPESITGKQGHLPGLSDRWPAKNDTASPGWQKRK, via the coding sequence ATGACCGATACCACGCCTCGCGGCCAACTCAAACGTCAGGACAAAGCCATGACCCGCGAGGAGGCGGAAGCGTTCCTCAGCTCCGCCTTCTGTGGGCGCACCGGCACGCTCGGCCCGGACGGCTACCCGTACGTCGTGCCGAACCTGTTCACCTGGCAAGGCGGGCAGGTCTACCTGCATACCGCCCGGTACGAAGGGCAATTCCTGACAAATGTGCGCTTCCACGAGCAGGTGAGTTTCGAGGTAGATGAACCTGGCGAGATCTTCCCGTACGGGCACGTGGAATGCGACACCTCCGTCTCGTACCGCTCCGTGATTGTGTTCGGCCGCATCCGCATCGTGGAGGACATGGATGAGAAAGTGCGCTTCTACCGGGCGTTCATGACCAAGTACGCTCCGGAGGACTCCTGGGGCCGGGAAAAGGACTCGCTACCGCGCGTGAACGGCACCATCGTGTACGCGATCACGCCTGAGAGCATCACCGGCAAACAGGGCCACCTGCCCGGGCTGAGTGACCGCTGGCCCGCGAAGAACGACACCGCCTCCCCCGGCTGGCAGAAACGCAAGTAA
- a CDS encoding SIS domain-containing protein, translated as MLQETREAPEVIRRQIVQNMSRVQEIVCAIRERPPKMAVTIARGSSDHACSFLKYGLETQLSLPVASIGPSVHTLYGAQLDLQGALVLAVSQSGASPDVVETLRMARQRGGLTVALVNVEDSALAHAAEFVLPLQCGEERAVAATKSYLASLTAFLPVVAQLSGDLDLDLALAGLPEVLKEILALEERARDLAERYRFIQQLVVLARGMHFGVAQEAALKLVETCGIQASAFSAAEFSHGPKRLLVEGVPVLAFTSLDAAANSSAEAYQGLHTTRSDLRTIGPASESTLRTMSTGHALTDPVGSAVAFYLFAAHLAVRRGLDPDHPPLLSKVTQTR; from the coding sequence ATGCTTCAGGAGACTCGCGAAGCCCCGGAAGTCATCCGCCGCCAGATCGTCCAGAACATGTCCCGCGTCCAGGAAATCGTCTGTGCCATTCGGGAGCGTCCGCCAAAGATGGCAGTGACGATTGCCAGAGGAAGCAGTGATCATGCATGCAGCTTCCTGAAATATGGCCTGGAGACCCAGCTCTCGCTTCCGGTCGCCAGCATCGGGCCAAGTGTGCACACGTTATATGGGGCTCAGCTTGATCTACAGGGAGCACTTGTCCTGGCCGTTTCACAGAGCGGAGCAAGCCCGGATGTGGTGGAAACCCTCAGGATGGCCCGGCAGCGAGGCGGCCTGACCGTTGCACTGGTGAACGTGGAAGACAGTGCGCTCGCTCACGCGGCCGAGTTTGTGCTTCCCCTTCAGTGCGGGGAGGAGCGGGCGGTCGCAGCGACCAAGAGTTACCTGGCCAGTTTGACGGCGTTTCTTCCTGTGGTGGCACAACTGTCGGGCGACCTTGACCTTGACCTTGCTTTGGCTGGTCTGCCTGAGGTGCTCAAAGAGATATTGGCCCTGGAGGAACGAGCGCGTGATCTGGCAGAGCGGTACCGTTTTATTCAGCAACTGGTGGTTCTGGCCAGAGGCATGCACTTTGGTGTGGCGCAGGAAGCCGCTCTCAAACTTGTGGAGACATGCGGAATTCAGGCTTCGGCATTTAGCGCAGCGGAATTCAGTCATGGTCCCAAGCGCCTGCTGGTGGAAGGCGTGCCTGTCTTGGCGTTCACTTCCTTGGACGCTGCGGCGAACAGTTCGGCTGAAGCTTACCAAGGACTGCATACCACTCGATCGGACCTTCGGACCATTGGGCCCGCGTCCGAGAGCACCCTGAGGACGATGTCTACAGGTCATGCGCTCACGGACCCCGTAGGCAGTGCAGTGGCGTTTTACCTGTTCGCTGCTCACCTTGCCGTGCGCCGGGGCCTGGATCCAGACCATCCTCCCCTTCTCAGTAAGGTGACCCAAACCCGGTAA
- a CDS encoding PLP-dependent aminotransferase family protein has protein sequence MTIDVPLHLDRDGAVPVARQLQAQLRDAILQGQLRPGERLPSTRTLARVLGTSRGAVMAAYDDLLTEGYLVGQVGSGTYVSVDLPAAPVAPAPHTPVAGTPHWLRASPVTPDVAPATKDPHAIDFRVGQPAVAPLSDEAWKRAWRRVSEESLPGAYAQAAGDPELRAEIAAYLHRSRGVPCGPDDVVITSGAIQGLHLVARAVLAPGDVAAFEEPGYRLARQVLRERGARILPVPVDGDGLRVSELPVGAEAPTLVYTTPSHQFPLGSRLSLPRRRALLDWAQAHDSLIVEDDYDGEFRYDTAPLPALAALDPSRVVYLGTFSKVLSPALRVGYVVAPPVLRERLEALKTIADYHTSWPVQRALAIFLRAGDLERHLARMRRVYARKRAALVRELEGARDVARVGGLEAGFHVHLDLDARLNAEEVARQSAARGVNVSLLAPFYVAQNAPGGLLLGYGGLEIEQIRQGARVLVEVMNHQAATSPGRLRQRHARQSDHR, from the coding sequence GTGACGATCGACGTGCCATTGCACCTGGACAGGGATGGGGCCGTACCCGTGGCCCGGCAACTCCAGGCTCAACTGCGCGACGCGATCCTTCAAGGACAGTTGCGGCCCGGCGAGCGCCTGCCGAGCACCCGCACACTCGCCAGGGTGCTCGGCACCAGCCGGGGGGCTGTCATGGCCGCCTACGACGACCTGCTCACCGAAGGCTACCTGGTCGGTCAGGTCGGGTCGGGCACGTACGTCAGTGTGGACCTCCCTGCCGCGCCTGTCGCGCCTGCTCCTCACACGCCAGTGGCTGGCACGCCCCACTGGTTGCGGGCGTCACCTGTCACGCCAGATGTCGCTCCGGCTACGAAAGATCCGCACGCCATCGACTTCCGGGTCGGTCAACCGGCGGTCGCGCCCCTTTCGGACGAGGCGTGGAAACGCGCGTGGCGCCGGGTGAGTGAAGAGTCCCTACCCGGTGCGTACGCCCAGGCAGCCGGTGACCCTGAACTGCGCGCCGAGATTGCCGCGTACCTGCACCGCTCCCGGGGGGTGCCCTGCGGTCCCGACGACGTGGTGATTACGTCCGGGGCGATCCAGGGCCTCCACCTCGTGGCGCGCGCCGTGCTTGCCCCAGGAGACGTCGCGGCCTTTGAGGAACCCGGCTACCGCCTCGCGCGGCAGGTGCTGCGTGAGCGCGGCGCACGGATCCTGCCGGTGCCCGTCGATGGGGACGGCCTGCGGGTCAGTGAACTGCCTGTGGGGGCAGAGGCGCCAACGCTCGTGTACACCACGCCTTCACATCAATTCCCGCTGGGCAGCCGGCTCTCGCTGCCGCGGCGCCGCGCCTTGCTCGACTGGGCGCAGGCGCACGACAGCCTGATCGTCGAGGACGATTACGACGGTGAATTCCGGTACGACACCGCCCCACTGCCCGCGCTGGCGGCCCTGGATCCCTCGCGGGTGGTGTACCTGGGCACGTTCTCGAAGGTGCTGTCGCCAGCCCTCCGGGTCGGGTACGTGGTGGCACCTCCGGTGCTGCGTGAGCGGCTGGAAGCGCTGAAGACCATCGCCGACTACCACACCTCCTGGCCTGTCCAGCGGGCGCTGGCGATCTTCCTGCGGGCAGGGGACCTGGAGCGGCACCTCGCCCGCATGCGCCGGGTGTACGCCCGCAAACGCGCGGCCCTCGTGCGTGAACTGGAGGGCGCGCGCGACGTGGCTCGGGTCGGCGGCCTGGAAGCAGGCTTTCATGTTCACCTGGACCTGGACGCACGCCTGAACGCGGAGGAAGTGGCCCGGCAGTCCGCAGCGCGGGGAGTGAACGTCAGCCTCCTGGCTCCCTTCTACGTGGCTCAGAATGCTCCGGGCGGGCTCCTGCTGGGGTACGGGGGCCTGGAGATCGAGCAGATCCGGCAGGGAGCCCGGGTGCTGGTCGAGGTGATGAACCACCAGGCCGCTACGTCGCCCGGCAGGTTAAGGCAGCGTCACGCCCGGCAATCGGATCACCGGTAA
- a CDS encoding GNAT family N-acetyltransferase, with protein sequence MPTIIRPATEQDIPQLLELMRALAEFEQYIDVFAVTEEILLHQGFQQDPPDFHALVADADGTLTGMLVYYIVPFTATASPTLYMKELYVTEGARGQRVGEGLMHAAAQEATARGCGSIRWTVANWNEAGQRFYERLGAQANPVWVDYSLSGPALSALAASTNAAQPPA encoded by the coding sequence ATGCCCACGATCATCCGCCCGGCTACAGAACAGGACATCCCGCAGCTTCTTGAGCTGATGCGCGCCCTCGCTGAATTCGAACAGTACATCGACGTGTTTGCGGTGACCGAGGAAATTCTGCTCCATCAGGGCTTTCAGCAGGATCCGCCCGACTTTCATGCGCTGGTAGCCGATGCGGACGGGACCCTGACCGGCATGCTGGTGTACTACATCGTTCCCTTTACTGCCACGGCCAGCCCGACGCTGTACATGAAGGAGCTCTACGTGACCGAGGGCGCGCGTGGTCAGCGTGTCGGGGAGGGGCTGATGCACGCGGCTGCCCAGGAAGCCACGGCGCGGGGCTGCGGATCCATCCGCTGGACGGTGGCGAACTGGAACGAAGCAGGTCAGCGCTTCTACGAACGCCTGGGCGCGCAGGCCAATCCCGTCTGGGTGGACTACAGCCTCAGTGGCCCCGCCCTGAGCGCCCTGGCTGCGTCCACGAATGCCGCCCAGCCCCCCGCCTAA